The following are from one region of the Ktedonobacteraceae bacterium genome:
- a CDS encoding FtsX-like permease family protein: MNRPSRQFAQASTILNRLNSVVALAFWRWRQHWFLLLLTFLGMLAAITLVCILPLLTLVFQTAALHDTLTTSPLAAELTLHTQITGLSSRTLSSIYRSGGSPFEDNLAPYLQGQPRLEIQTPEFSIIAPQEAQLRTPLRLYGNPINETTSHVILKQGRLPNSSSQDIEIALTPDTAAALHVKIGSIITVVSNLSTIPVRGTPTTVLQQSFCSIDPGGKDTTPVTSFGNYCQRFKLHVVGIFEVKPNDSFWHGEDFQPQSHETRIHYAALTSNESLLAALDSAAATHSADTVYFLQGYFGSLSWYYYLDPSRVSLDNLDDLIAQLAATQEAVNQASSLALLYQLPLVQGFDVTGSVLSTYAAPGSLESFHSSLAIARIPIFIVTLQIICLLLFFTAIMTELLIERQSHAITLLRSRGASTRQIFASHITQSLVLCIFALIASPLLAYVAAVSIAQHALSATNQDAIKVLTNDPLTALWNARWYALAIAGSISIVSIAALYRASRIYAPALRRESGRAAARPLSQRLNLDLVAAIIALTGYGIAVYLADIGGLLDAQAQALVSAPIGLIAPVFLLLAAVLLFLRITPALLQLASRLLARGRGAVPMLAITQLSRSPRQSLRMILLLALATAFAIFTLSFSASQTQRATNLANYAAGADFSGSIPSTAPTYPVNVETERYRNIRGVLAASVGEVAEESVGDLNNLYLLDVQAIDPGTFAQATTWNAQNSSQPLSSLLAQLAGRRNVAIHQHVIPAIVDAQTWNRLGLHVGESFFVHQNGTLTDNIRYIAIAEVQAIPTLTDLEIVNGQQFGKMIVDYQTFSTIEKRLYGFEPPANHVWLHTSDDPTAIAHVRSVLQSSNLYLNYLQDRRVIMSNLQNEPFYLNLIIVLSLGVIAALLLALIGDLLASWLSVRSRLNQFVALRALGATPRQVTGVMAFEQTLVYLTALCLGTASGILLALTVVPTLLLSTPSAIPGDANSMTTMFIQQLIPAQIVFPWTLGIAFALLVMLCAAAVMIMARVALRPSMSSTLRLDEDQPPLAVLREVGAVGQRRVPAAGQGQATVPTGLARPARKVSRPAGLSFIVLASGQARRTWLLLVTTGIGIIAAIVMVCAIPLFSEVMTTAGLQTTLNSTPGGSEFTLDALAPGLSTSVVQNIQQQLDPYLQARIGSYTHEPVLFSIKETGFIYAAPNTPNSYNPLNIFATSIEQASSHLTLLQGRLPRETGDVLEVLLTAPTAQSLHVKVGSILQLQFERAAHFKDVAMNNFAPGILKVRVVGLFKVNAVNDYIWHGNTLQAIPGNEYSAASVIAPIGAFLARFDHLAASLHTNAVFTANAFELLWDYHLDISHIAYNQYTDLADRLTTLQEDVQNKYGAIAATSSPYLAQASIYDPVPGSFTMLDVLESYLNRVDVFRVPAAILALQMIGMILVFISLTADILVERQAQAIAMLRSRGASGGQIAGTLITQGIGIGIVALVIGPPLALVIASAIALRLLGSQAQGIISLIMSDPMQVILSVSWYAVGTALVVTLALALLFRRAASMNILSLRQATARSSRTTVWQHLRLDGGAAIIALTAFGLSLYLTRLGNQLDLGTKTLVQTPLTIVASIFFVFAIMVLFLRFFPLLLRLGTSIVIRGRGAVSVLALTQMARSPRYTLRTILLPAFAIAFVIFTLIFNASQAQRVIDIASYEVGADFSGDIPPDANNLTLQDEMAVYHAIPGVTSVTLGYTTQGFVAGSYPSIPVQVMAVDAATYARTAIWNPQNSSQPLTALMKQLLTLRSQSAHSNIIPVIVDAAAASRLHLNLGSLLNVVINNQTFNPMYCQVVALVQHIPSINNSAGTSNDTSPIGVLMDYQTYFTTYGKSSKQLGSYAPPVPPAPPTPFNHIWLRVSDSPAAIAPVRAALQTKYLYLNNLLDRHAIIDALNNDPLSRNLTAFFILGTITTLLLALLGDFLASWLSVRTRLHQFVVFRSLGADPRQVIGMLTWEQGIVHTAAILLGGIFGAIFAIIAIPALIVVNIPAGASSGNVSSAQFYILQQVLPPHIIIPSSLSVILIALLVIVIVVLSAMIRVSLRPAPGRLLRVSED, encoded by the coding sequence ATGAACAGGCCTTCCAGGCAATTCGCGCAGGCCAGCACTATACTCAACCGGCTAAATTCGGTAGTGGCGCTGGCATTCTGGCGCTGGCGCCAGCACTGGTTTTTGCTTCTGCTCACATTCCTGGGCATGTTGGCAGCCATCACGTTGGTATGTATTCTCCCTCTGCTTACGCTGGTTTTCCAAACTGCCGCATTGCATGATACCCTGACGACCTCACCCCTGGCGGCAGAATTGACGCTGCATACCCAGATAACAGGATTATCCTCACGCACCCTCTCTTCGATTTACCGATCTGGTGGTTCCCCTTTTGAAGATAATCTCGCTCCCTACCTGCAAGGACAACCACGGCTTGAAATTCAGACCCCTGAGTTCAGTATCATCGCGCCCCAGGAAGCTCAACTCCGCACACCATTGCGTCTCTACGGTAACCCAATAAATGAAACCACATCCCATGTGATACTGAAACAAGGACGATTGCCAAATTCCTCAAGCCAGGATATCGAAATTGCTCTAACGCCTGATACAGCTGCTGCCTTACACGTCAAGATTGGCAGCATCATTACAGTAGTATCAAATCTCTCCACCATCCCGGTAAGAGGTACTCCGACCACCGTTCTCCAGCAATCGTTCTGCTCTATCGACCCTGGTGGTAAGGACACTACTCCCGTCACTTCTTTCGGCAACTACTGCCAGCGGTTCAAACTGCACGTTGTCGGCATATTTGAAGTGAAGCCGAACGATTCCTTCTGGCATGGAGAAGATTTCCAACCCCAATCGCACGAAACCCGCATCCATTATGCGGCGCTCACCTCCAATGAGTCTCTACTCGCGGCGTTGGATTCTGCCGCGGCAACTCATAGCGCGGACACGGTTTACTTTCTCCAGGGATACTTCGGCAGCCTGAGCTGGTATTACTACCTGGACCCATCGCGCGTCTCGCTCGATAACCTCGATGACCTCATCGCGCAGCTCGCAGCTACACAGGAAGCCGTCAATCAGGCAAGTAGCCTCGCTTTGCTTTACCAGCTCCCCCTCGTACAAGGTTTTGATGTAACCGGCTCTGTCTTGAGTACTTACGCCGCTCCGGGTTCATTAGAGAGCTTTCACAGCAGCTTAGCTATTGCCAGGATTCCCATCTTTATTGTAACCCTGCAGATCATTTGCCTGCTGCTATTTTTCACCGCCATCATGACAGAACTGCTGATTGAGCGGCAGTCTCATGCCATTACCCTTTTACGCAGCCGGGGCGCGAGTACCAGGCAGATCTTTGCATCGCATATCACGCAGAGTCTTGTCCTGTGCATCTTTGCGCTCATTGCCAGCCCTCTGCTGGCCTATGTAGCGGCAGTTTCTATTGCCCAACACGCACTATCAGCAACCAACCAGGACGCAATCAAGGTACTTACCAACGATCCTCTCACTGCATTATGGAATGCCAGGTGGTACGCCCTGGCAATAGCAGGTAGTATCAGTATCGTATCGATAGCTGCACTGTACCGGGCTTCGCGTATTTACGCTCCGGCCCTGCGACGTGAAAGTGGACGCGCTGCTGCGCGTCCACTATCGCAACGCCTCAATCTTGACCTCGTTGCTGCAATCATCGCACTGACCGGCTATGGGATCGCGGTGTACCTGGCCGATATCGGGGGATTACTTGACGCTCAAGCTCAGGCGCTCGTTTCTGCTCCAATCGGATTAATTGCGCCTGTCTTCTTACTGCTGGCGGCCGTCCTGCTCTTCCTGCGCATTACGCCAGCACTATTGCAACTGGCATCGCGCTTGCTGGCTCGTGGCCGGGGAGCTGTCCCCATGTTGGCGATAACCCAGCTTTCTCGCTCCCCTCGTCAATCGCTACGCATGATTCTGCTGCTTGCATTAGCGACCGCCTTCGCCATATTTACCCTGAGTTTTTCAGCATCACAAACGCAGCGAGCGACGAACCTGGCGAACTATGCAGCAGGGGCAGATTTCAGTGGCAGCATTCCCAGCACAGCCCCTACGTATCCGGTAAACGTTGAAACGGAGCGCTATCGTAACATTCGCGGCGTTCTCGCCGCGTCGGTAGGGGAAGTAGCGGAAGAATCCGTGGGAGATCTCAACAATCTCTACCTGCTGGATGTGCAAGCTATCGATCCAGGCACATTTGCCCAGGCCACCACCTGGAATGCACAGAACTCATCCCAGCCATTGAGTTCCCTTCTCGCGCAGCTGGCAGGCCGGAGAAATGTAGCAATCCACCAACATGTTATTCCGGCTATCGTTGATGCCCAGACATGGAACAGGCTCGGCTTACACGTAGGAGAATCGTTCTTTGTTCATCAGAATGGGACGCTCACCGACAACATACGCTACATCGCTATCGCTGAAGTTCAGGCTATCCCAACACTTACCGACCTCGAAATCGTAAATGGCCAGCAATTCGGTAAGATGATTGTCGATTACCAGACCTTTTCGACCATTGAGAAACGCCTCTACGGGTTTGAGCCGCCCGCCAATCATGTCTGGCTGCATACATCTGATGACCCGACTGCCATCGCACATGTACGTAGTGTGCTCCAGTCATCAAATCTTTACCTGAATTACCTGCAAGACCGGCGAGTGATCATGAGCAACTTGCAGAACGAGCCATTCTACCTCAATCTCATCATCGTCCTATCATTGGGAGTAATTGCGGCACTGCTGCTGGCTCTCATTGGCGATCTGCTGGCATCGTGGTTGAGCGTGCGCAGCCGCCTCAATCAATTCGTCGCCCTACGCGCTCTCGGGGCTACCCCTCGCCAGGTAACCGGCGTAATGGCTTTCGAGCAAACTCTTGTCTATTTGACTGCTCTATGCCTTGGTACTGCCTCTGGCATACTGCTCGCGCTTACGGTTGTACCAACCCTGCTGCTCTCAACGCCTTCCGCCATACCCGGTGACGCCAATAGTATGACCACGATGTTCATTCAGCAACTGATCCCTGCTCAGATCGTGTTCCCCTGGACTTTGGGGATTGCCTTCGCCCTGCTGGTCATGCTCTGTGCTGCCGCTGTGATGATCATGGCCCGGGTTGCGTTACGACCCTCCATGAGTTCAACGCTCCGGCTCGATGAAGATCAACCACCCCTTGCCGTGCTGAGAGAGGTGGGGGCAGTTGGACAGCGACGAGTCCCAGCAGCAGGACAGGGACAAGCTACTGTCCCTACAGGACTTGCAAGGCCAGCACGAAAGGTATCACGTCCAGCAGGACTGTCTTTTATAGTACTTGCATCCGGCCAGGCGCGGCGGACATGGCTATTGTTGGTTACTACAGGCATAGGAATCATTGCTGCCATCGTAATGGTTTGTGCGATACCGCTTTTCTCAGAGGTCATGACGACGGCAGGGCTGCAAACAACACTAAACAGCACTCCTGGGGGTTCCGAATTTACACTCGACGCGCTCGCTCCGGGGCTTTCAACCTCCGTTGTCCAGAATATCCAGCAGCAACTTGATCCCTACCTCCAGGCGCGCATTGGTAGCTATACACACGAGCCTGTCCTCTTCTCCATCAAGGAAACCGGGTTTATCTACGCAGCACCCAATACTCCCAATAGCTACAACCCATTAAATATCTTTGCTACATCCATAGAACAGGCCTCTTCTCATCTTACCCTCTTGCAAGGCCGGCTTCCACGCGAGACAGGCGATGTGCTTGAAGTTCTTCTCACCGCTCCCACTGCTCAGAGCCTGCATGTCAAGGTGGGTTCCATATTACAACTTCAATTCGAGCGAGCCGCGCATTTCAAGGATGTGGCAATGAACAACTTCGCGCCTGGGATATTGAAAGTGCGCGTCGTAGGGCTGTTCAAAGTCAACGCTGTCAATGATTATATCTGGCATGGGAACACATTGCAGGCGATTCCGGGGAATGAGTACAGCGCCGCCAGTGTAATCGCGCCCATCGGGGCTTTCCTGGCGAGATTCGATCATCTCGCCGCGTCCCTGCACACGAACGCGGTCTTCACAGCAAATGCGTTCGAATTGCTCTGGGATTACCACCTGGATATTTCCCACATCGCCTACAACCAGTATACAGACCTTGCCGACCGGCTCACTACCTTGCAGGAAGATGTCCAGAATAAATATGGAGCAATCGCAGCCACCAGTTCTCCATACCTGGCCCAGGCAAGCATCTATGATCCTGTCCCCGGCTCATTTACCATGCTTGATGTGTTGGAAAGCTACCTCAATCGGGTCGATGTTTTTCGCGTTCCCGCGGCTATCCTCGCTCTGCAAATGATCGGTATGATCCTGGTATTCATCAGCCTGACCGCCGATATTCTGGTTGAACGGCAGGCTCAGGCTATTGCTATGCTCCGCAGCCGGGGCGCGAGTGGTGGTCAGATAGCAGGGACGCTGATCACCCAGGGAATTGGTATAGGTATTGTTGCCCTTGTCATTGGGCCGCCGCTTGCTCTTGTTATAGCCTCTGCAATTGCTCTACGCCTGCTGGGATCTCAGGCACAAGGAATTATTTCCCTGATCATGAGTGACCCTATGCAGGTGATACTGAGCGTAAGCTGGTACGCGGTGGGAACCGCGCTGGTCGTTACACTTGCACTGGCCTTGCTTTTCCGAAGAGCAGCAAGCATGAATATCCTCTCACTGCGCCAGGCAACAGCGCGTTCGAGCCGCACGACGGTATGGCAACATCTCAGACTCGATGGCGGAGCCGCAATTATTGCCCTCACCGCATTTGGGCTTTCGCTCTACCTGACCCGGCTTGGGAATCAGCTTGACCTGGGCACAAAAACGCTGGTGCAGACCCCTCTGACCATCGTAGCCTCAATCTTTTTCGTCTTCGCGATCATGGTCCTGTTCTTACGCTTCTTTCCCTTGCTCTTGAGATTGGGAACATCGATCGTCATACGTGGCCGGGGAGCTGTCTCCGTTTTAGCGCTTACACAAATGGCCCGTTCCCCACGCTACACCCTGCGCACAATCTTGTTACCCGCATTCGCTATTGCCTTCGTTATTTTCACCCTGATATTCAACGCATCGCAGGCACAACGCGTCATCGATATCGCCAGCTACGAAGTAGGAGCCGATTTTAGCGGCGATATTCCTCCCGACGCCAATAATTTGACCCTGCAAGATGAAATGGCCGTCTACCATGCTATTCCAGGTGTTACCTCGGTAACCCTCGGGTATACGACGCAGGGTTTTGTCGCCGGATCATATCCATCCATACCCGTACAGGTTATGGCGGTAGATGCCGCTACCTATGCACGCACGGCCATCTGGAATCCACAAAACTCTTCGCAACCACTTACTGCGCTCATGAAACAACTACTCACGTTACGTAGTCAGAGCGCCCATAGCAATATCATTCCTGTCATTGTCGATGCAGCTGCGGCCAGCAGGCTGCACCTGAATCTCGGATCTCTGCTAAACGTGGTCATCAATAATCAGACATTCAATCCTATGTATTGCCAGGTCGTGGCACTGGTACAGCATATTCCGTCCATCAATAATAGCGCCGGTACCAGCAACGATACATCGCCGATCGGCGTGTTGATGGATTACCAGACATACTTCACGACGTATGGGAAGAGTAGCAAGCAGTTAGGCTCATACGCGCCGCCGGTTCCTCCCGCGCCTCCAACACCATTTAATCACATCTGGCTGCGCGTTTCAGATAGCCCGGCGGCAATCGCGCCGGTTCGAGCAGCATTGCAGACAAAGTACCTCTACCTCAATAATCTGCTTGACAGGCACGCCATCATCGACGCATTGAACAATGACCCATTGTCTCGCAATCTGACCGCCTTCTTCATCCTCGGCACAATTACCACGCTGCTGCTGGCCTTGCTGGGAGACTTTCTTGCATCGTGGCTTAGCGTGCGCACCCGCCTGCACCAGTTTGTCGTGTTCCGCTCGCTAGGAGCAGACCCCAGGCAGGTCATCGGCATGCTAACATGGGAACAAGGCATCGTGCATACAGCGGCAATACTACTTGGGGGGATTTTTGGCGCAATCTTTGCCATTATAGCCATCCCTGCCCTGATTGTAGTCAACATTCCTGCCGGCGCCTCGTCCGGCAATGTGAGCAGCGCCCAGTTTTACATACTACAGCAGGTTTTACCTCCACACATTATCATTCCCTCGTCATTGAGCGTTATTCTCATTGCCTTGCTTGTCATTGTCATCGTTGTCCTATCAGCGATGATCCGGGTGAGCTTACGACCGGCGCCTGGCCGTCTATTACGAGTGAGTGAGGATTAA
- a CDS encoding sialidase family protein — MSIQNLWPRTRKMKTFLYFPWRLFFIAGAMLIVCISGGAAALAHPVTFTPSNGLQFTTQMRIGFHSGDDWEPSIAADRYGHVYALYKHYDVQGGGTCPGCDLHLLVQRSDDEGKTWSAPRPIAPGPVKGGQYDPQIMVDPADGRTVWASFLENSKSRIAVVKSTDFGQTWSKLEIVSDNPPGLDKDELAVRGNTIVVAYDDNYNTWAAVSVDDGAHWSTREVFPTSRRFSISLSAGAAIDSLGNIFVSWDSFDAAHRQHGNGPATLWVSKSNDNGEHWTRTVIDVSAEAPLCHPCGYAYLSSQMALRIGSDDTIYLLWNGSIDQKSLEPQRIFFSRSTDHGKTYSPRVDISDAPQGVENCFPAIAVGQAPGDVRFAWMDTRTGKWNVFFRESTDGGLHLSSSVRISSYVPGYPYLTKAGFDLPYGDYQSMAVDSDNNTQMAFGEGPSYQGPGNQWVSHNVDR; from the coding sequence ATGTCCATCCAAAATTTGTGGCCCCGCACCCGGAAGATGAAAACCTTTTTGTATTTCCCATGGCGTTTATTTTTTATTGCTGGCGCGATGCTGATAGTATGCATCTCCGGCGGTGCTGCTGCTCTGGCCCATCCTGTGACCTTTACTCCGAGCAATGGGCTGCAATTTACGACTCAGATGCGGATTGGCTTCCACTCGGGCGATGATTGGGAGCCATCGATAGCTGCTGATCGCTATGGGCATGTGTACGCGCTTTATAAGCATTACGACGTTCAGGGGGGTGGAACCTGCCCGGGCTGTGACCTGCACCTGCTCGTCCAACGGTCCGACGACGAGGGAAAAACTTGGAGCGCGCCGCGTCCTATAGCACCCGGCCCGGTCAAGGGCGGACAGTATGATCCCCAGATTATGGTCGATCCTGCCGATGGACGTACCGTCTGGGCCTCGTTCCTTGAGAACTCCAAATCAAGAATTGCGGTTGTGAAATCGACCGATTTTGGTCAGACCTGGAGTAAACTGGAAATTGTGTCTGATAATCCGCCCGGCCTGGATAAAGACGAACTGGCGGTGCGCGGCAACACGATTGTCGTAGCCTATGACGACAACTACAATACGTGGGCCGCGGTTTCTGTCGATGACGGCGCGCACTGGTCGACGCGCGAAGTGTTTCCCACCAGTCGCAGGTTCAGCATCTCGCTTTCAGCAGGAGCTGCCATCGACTCTTTGGGTAATATTTTTGTCAGCTGGGATAGCTTCGATGCCGCTCATCGCCAGCACGGCAATGGGCCTGCTACACTATGGGTATCGAAGTCGAATGATAACGGGGAACACTGGACAAGAACCGTCATCGATGTAAGTGCCGAAGCCCCGCTTTGCCATCCTTGCGGGTATGCCTACCTCAGTTCGCAAATGGCCTTGCGCATCGGTAGTGATGATACCATTTACCTGCTCTGGAATGGTAGCATTGATCAAAAAAGCCTTGAGCCGCAGCGTATCTTCTTCTCGCGCTCTACCGACCACGGTAAGACCTATTCCCCGCGCGTCGATATCTCGGATGCGCCGCAGGGTGTGGAGAATTGTTTCCCCGCTATCGCGGTTGGTCAGGCTCCCGGCGATGTTCGTTTTGCCTGGATGGATACGCGAACCGGAAAATGGAACGTCTTCTTCCGCGAAAGCACCGACGGTGGACTACATCTCAGTTCAAGCGTGCGCATTTCCAGCTACGTTCCCGGCTATCCCTACCTGACTAAAGCCGGATTTGATCTGCCATACGGTGATTACCAGTCAATGGCTGTGGACTCGGATAATAATACGCAGATGGCCTTCGGTGAGGGACCCAGCTATCAGGGTCCTGGGAATCAGTGGGTTTCACATAATGTGGACAGGTAA